Proteins encoded within one genomic window of Acinetobacter sp. YWS30-1:
- a CDS encoding efflux RND transporter permease subunit, giving the protein MNFNLSEWALKNKGLVLYFMILLGLVGIVSYSKLSQSEDPPFTFKVMVIQTYWPGASAKEMSLQVTDRIEKELMTTGQYDRIMAYSRPGESMVTFIAKDSLASKDVSDVWYNVRKKINDIRHELPQGVQGPFFNDEFGDTFGNIYVIKGDDFDYATLKEYADRLQLQLQRVKDVAKVELIGLQDQKIWIEISNTKATQLGIPVTAIQQALQQQNAMTQAGFFETGSDRIQVRVSGALNNVEELQQLPLLVNGKTIQLGDVAEVYRGFTDPAQPRMRFMGENGIGIAVSMRKGGDIIALGKNLEREFARLQKTLPLGMDLQKVSDQPVAVKRSINEFMKVLAEAVIIVLLVSFFSLGFRTGLVVAFSIPLVLAMTFAGMQLFDVGLHKISLGALILALGLLVDDAIIAIEMMAIKMEQGFSRLQAAGHAWRTTAFPMLTGTLITAAGFLPIATAASSTGEYTRSIFQVVTLALLVSWIAAVLFVPYLGDKLLPDFNKDLVQRAPWYQRLWARLRKRPEPEPLVHHAGEHHDPYQTKFYQGFRRWVNICVTYRKTVIAATVGIFVLSILMFNLVPKQFFPPSNRAEILVDLKLEEGASLKATEAAVKKVENFLSKQEGIDNYVVYVGTGSPRFYLPLDQQLPQASFAQFVVLASSLEDRNEIRKSLSDQIRVLLPEARTRVSLLENGPPVGYPLQFRVSGEDLGLVRQWAQKVAATVGDNPNTTNVHLDWGEPSKVIKLDIDQDRARQLGVSSRDLANFLNSSISGTAIDQYREKRELIEIRLRGDQAERVDVGSLSSLAVPTTNGSSVPLAQIAKIEYSFEEGLIWHRNRLPTITVRADIRTQLQPATVVNELKDQLAQLRSEMPSGYLIEVGGTVEESARGQNSVNAGMPLFLAVVMTLLMIQLRSISRAFIVFLTAPLGIIGVVLFLLIFNKPFGFVAMLGTIALSGMIMRNSLILIDQIEQDIQAGESQWNAIINATVRRCRPIVLTALAAVLAMIPLSRSIFFGPMAVAIMGGLIVATLLTLFFLPALYAQWFKVKKSLNSV; this is encoded by the coding sequence ATGAACTTTAACCTGTCTGAATGGGCCTTAAAGAATAAAGGTCTGGTACTGTATTTCATGATCCTGCTCGGTTTGGTAGGTATCGTGTCCTATTCCAAACTGTCACAAAGTGAAGATCCGCCGTTTACCTTTAAGGTGATGGTAATCCAGACCTACTGGCCGGGTGCCAGTGCTAAAGAAATGTCCTTACAGGTCACCGACCGGATTGAAAAAGAGTTGATGACTACCGGACAGTATGACCGGATCATGGCCTATTCCCGTCCGGGGGAATCCATGGTGACTTTTATTGCCAAGGATTCCTTGGCTTCCAAGGATGTCTCAGATGTCTGGTATAACGTCCGTAAGAAAATCAATGATATTCGCCATGAATTGCCGCAAGGCGTACAAGGTCCATTCTTCAATGATGAGTTTGGTGATACCTTCGGTAACATCTATGTCATTAAAGGCGATGACTTCGATTATGCGACGCTTAAAGAATATGCCGACCGTTTACAGTTACAGCTGCAACGGGTCAAGGATGTCGCCAAAGTTGAACTGATCGGTCTGCAGGACCAGAAAATCTGGATCGAAATCTCCAACACCAAAGCTACCCAGCTCGGTATTCCGGTCACTGCCATTCAGCAGGCACTGCAGCAGCAAAATGCCATGACTCAGGCGGGCTTTTTTGAAACCGGTTCTGACCGGATTCAGGTGCGGGTCAGTGGTGCGCTGAATAATGTCGAAGAACTGCAGCAGCTACCTTTACTGGTGAATGGCAAGACCATCCAGCTTGGCGATGTGGCGGAGGTTTATCGTGGCTTTACTGATCCGGCACAACCGCGTATGCGCTTTATGGGCGAAAATGGCATCGGCATTGCTGTATCGATGCGTAAAGGCGGTGACATCATTGCCTTGGGTAAAAATCTGGAACGGGAATTTGCCCGATTGCAGAAAACTTTGCCTTTAGGAATGGATCTGCAAAAAGTTTCCGATCAGCCGGTAGCGGTGAAACGCAGTATTAATGAATTTATGAAAGTTCTGGCCGAGGCCGTGATTATTGTTCTCTTGGTGAGTTTTTTCTCACTCGGTTTTCGTACCGGTCTGGTGGTGGCCTTCTCGATTCCGCTGGTACTGGCGATGACTTTTGCCGGGATGCAATTATTTGATGTTGGCCTGCATAAAATTTCTCTGGGTGCCCTGATTCTGGCACTTGGCCTGTTGGTAGATGACGCGATCATTGCCATTGAAATGATGGCAATCAAAATGGAGCAAGGCTTTAGCCGCTTACAGGCGGCCGGTCATGCCTGGCGGACGACTGCTTTTCCAATGCTGACTGGAACCCTGATTACTGCTGCCGGTTTCCTGCCGATTGCGACAGCAGCGTCGAGTACCGGGGAATATACCCGCTCGATTTTCCAGGTGGTGACGCTGGCGCTATTAGTATCTTGGATTGCCGCAGTGCTGTTTGTGCCTTATCTGGGTGACAAACTCCTGCCAGATTTCAATAAGGATCTGGTACAGAGAGCGCCATGGTATCAGCGTCTCTGGGCGCGTTTACGCAAACGCCCTGAACCGGAGCCGCTGGTGCATCATGCCGGTGAACATCATGATCCTTATCAGACTAAGTTTTATCAGGGCTTTCGTCGCTGGGTAAATATCTGTGTCACCTATCGTAAAACGGTCATTGCGGCGACTGTCGGGATTTTTGTGCTATCCATTTTGATGTTTAATCTGGTGCCTAAACAATTCTTCCCGCCATCGAACCGTGCCGAAATTCTGGTGGATCTGAAACTGGAAGAGGGCGCTTCATTAAAAGCGACTGAAGCGGCAGTGAAAAAAGTTGAAAACTTCCTGTCCAAACAAGAGGGGATTGATAATTATGTGGTCTATGTCGGTACCGGTTCACCGCGTTTTTATTTACCTCTAGATCAGCAATTGCCGCAAGCCAGCTTTGCCCAGTTTGTGGTCTTGGCTTCATCACTTGAAGACCGCAATGAAATCCGTAAATCCTTAAGCGACCAGATTCGGGTGCTGTTACCAGAAGCCCGTACCCGGGTATCTCTATTGGAAAATGGCCCACCCGTCGGCTATCCATTACAGTTCCGAGTATCGGGTGAAGACCTGGGATTAGTCCGTCAATGGGCACAGAAAGTTGCAGCAACGGTCGGAGATAATCCGAATACTACTAATGTGCATCTGGACTGGGGCGAGCCAAGTAAAGTGATTAAACTGGATATCGATCAGGACCGCGCCCGTCAGCTTGGCGTGAGTAGTCGCGATTTGGCCAATTTCCTGAATAGTTCAATTTCTGGAACTGCGATTGATCAATACCGTGAAAAACGTGAACTGATTGAAATCCGTTTACGGGGTGATCAGGCTGAACGTGTCGATGTCGGTTCACTGAGTAGTCTGGCTGTACCAACCACGAATGGGAGTTCAGTTCCTCTGGCTCAGATTGCCAAGATCGAATACAGCTTTGAAGAAGGCCTGATCTGGCATCGAAACCGCTTGCCGACCATTACGGTACGGGCTGATATCCGGACGCAACTGCAACCGGCAACTGTGGTCAACGAGCTGAAAGATCAGTTGGCGCAGCTTAGATCAGAAATGCCAAGTGGCTATTTAATAGAGGTAGGCGGGACAGTCGAAGAATCAGCGCGAGGTCAGAATTCAGTGAATGCGGGTATGCCATTGTTCCTGGCAGTGGTGATGACTTTATTGATGATCCAGCTTAGAAGTATTTCACGTGCCTTTATTGTCTTCCTGACGGCGCCATTGGGCATTATTGGCGTGGTCTTATTCCTGTTAATTTTCAATAAACCTTTTGGTTTTGTGGCCATGCTGGGCACAATTGCTTTGTCAGGCATGATCATGCGTAACTCGTTGATTCTCATTGACCAGATTGAACAGGATATTCAGGCAGGTGAATCGCAATGGAATGCCATTATCAATGCCACAGTGCGCCGTTGCCGTCCGATTGTCCTGACTGCACTGGCTGCGGTTCTGGCCATGATTCCTTTATCCAGAAGCATTTTCTTCGGGCCAATGGCGGTCGCGATTATGGGAGGATTGATTGTTGCAACGCTATTAACACTGTTTTTCCTGCCAGCCTTATATGCACAATGGTTTAAAGTGAAAAAAAGTTTAAATTCTGTTTAA
- a CDS encoding efflux RND transporter periplasmic adaptor subunit has protein sequence MSTIQSALAGMIVLCSMAFSGCSKDSAAAEQEVPFVMVTTPKTSHQELKSYAGDVQARQQTALAFRVGGQVTQRFVDVGDQVKVGQVLATLDVKDAQLQLNAARAQLESAESASKIAQDELQRFKQLLPTNAVSRSQYDAIENQYKAAASNLKQAQSNYDTAKNQTAYNQLIANKSGVITARNIEIGQVVAAGQAAFELAIAGEREVVIGVPEQAISEIKTGQPAWVTLWSKPNEKFAAFVREISPAADQSRTFRVKVALREGNSQIQLGQSARVFFQNSQDNILSVPLSSVSATDQQAYVMIVKPDHTIRKVPVQLGAYGRDSVPVLSGLKANDYVVIGGVHLLRDQQKINPIDRENRSVKIQAGS, from the coding sequence ATGAGCACGATACAGAGCGCACTGGCTGGCATGATCGTCCTATGCAGTATGGCTTTCTCAGGATGTAGCAAGGACAGCGCTGCAGCAGAACAGGAAGTTCCATTTGTCATGGTGACCACACCGAAAACTTCACATCAGGAATTGAAAAGCTATGCCGGTGATGTCCAGGCACGTCAGCAAACAGCACTGGCATTCCGGGTAGGCGGGCAGGTCACCCAGCGCTTTGTCGATGTGGGCGATCAGGTAAAAGTGGGGCAGGTCTTGGCGACCCTAGATGTGAAAGATGCTCAACTTCAATTAAATGCAGCACGTGCCCAGCTGGAAAGTGCTGAATCGGCCAGTAAAATTGCTCAGGATGAATTACAGCGTTTCAAGCAGCTGTTACCCACCAATGCCGTGAGCCGTTCGCAATATGATGCGATTGAAAACCAATATAAGGCAGCCGCGTCAAATCTGAAACAGGCCCAGTCTAATTATGATACGGCTAAAAACCAGACCGCTTATAACCAGCTCATTGCTAATAAAAGTGGGGTAATTACTGCACGTAATATCGAAATTGGTCAGGTCGTTGCAGCAGGGCAGGCTGCCTTTGAACTGGCGATAGCTGGTGAGCGTGAAGTCGTGATTGGGGTTCCTGAACAGGCGATTTCCGAAATTAAAACCGGTCAGCCGGCCTGGGTCACTTTATGGTCCAAACCGAATGAAAAATTCGCCGCCTTTGTTCGTGAGATTTCACCTGCAGCAGATCAATCGCGTACCTTCCGGGTGAAAGTGGCTTTACGCGAGGGTAATAGCCAGATTCAGCTCGGCCAGAGTGCCCGGGTGTTCTTTCAGAACAGTCAGGACAATATCCTTAGCGTTCCTTTATCCAGCGTTTCAGCGACCGATCAGCAGGCTTATGTGATGATAGTCAAGCCGGATCATACCATTCGTAAAGTGCCGGTTCAGCTCGGCGCTTATGGCCGTGATTCTGTGCCAGTCCTCAGTGGTTTAAAGGCTAATGACTATGTGGTGATTGGTGGGGTGCATCTTCTGCGTGATCAGCAAAAAATCAATCCGATTGACCGTGAAAACCGTAGTGTGAAAATTCAGGCAGGGAGTTAA
- a CDS encoding TetR/AcrR family transcriptional regulator: MQIPVGRPKDLEKRQRILNAAKQLFLQHGYHGSSMNQIALEAGVTKLTVYNHFQDKATLFSCAVEETCEAILQESPKVLQPDSDFQQELYQICLRSFNIANLPEALKLDLLIMQLAYEKNPLAERFYTASHIKLNQAWHDFFEQAQQHQFIQTDDPQHQTELMVSLLLGMRHHKVLLDLSPLPDMQQRHQIIQQAIEIFMLKYAISR, encoded by the coding sequence GTGCAAATACCGGTTGGACGGCCCAAGGATCTGGAAAAACGCCAGCGTATTCTGAACGCAGCGAAACAGCTGTTTTTACAGCATGGTTATCATGGTTCCAGCATGAACCAGATTGCGCTGGAAGCCGGGGTGACCAAACTCACTGTCTATAATCATTTTCAGGATAAGGCCACGCTGTTTAGCTGTGCGGTTGAAGAAACCTGTGAGGCAATTCTGCAAGAATCTCCTAAAGTTCTGCAGCCTGATAGTGATTTTCAGCAGGAGCTGTATCAGATCTGTCTGCGCTCATTCAATATTGCCAATCTGCCGGAAGCTCTCAAACTGGACCTGCTCATCATGCAACTGGCCTATGAAAAAAATCCGTTGGCGGAACGTTTTTATACAGCCTCACATATCAAGCTGAATCAGGCCTGGCATGATTTCTTTGAGCAGGCGCAGCAACATCAATTTATCCAGACTGATGATCCGCAGCATCAGACCGAACTGATGGTGTCCTTACTGTTAGGTATGCGACATCACAAAGTCTTACTGGATTTAAGCCCGTTACCTGACATGCAGCAACGCCATCAGATCATTCAGCAGGCCATCGAGATCTTTATGCTGAAATATGCAATTTCCCGTTAA
- the ppc gene encoding phosphoenolpyruvate carboxylase: MVQQIDAPLREDVRLLGNLLGETLKLHAGQDLFNQVEQIRALSKGARDGQVEAEKQLEQLFLTLEDHEILPLTRAFTHFLNFANIAEQYHVVRRRRQSEFEESTESPNPLVPLFEKFKQQEISAETLYQQICELKIELVLTAHPTEVSRRTLIQKYDGINNALSKFDQQKLTPRERQAVLADLKQLISSAWQTDEIRQHRPTPVDEAKWGFTTIEQTLWNAVPKFIRELNGMVEEQCGQTLPLDVAPVRFASWMGGDRDGNPNVTHNVTQEVLWLSRWKAADLYLRDIENLRWELSIQQCSDEITQALGHQHPEPYREYLRDIRERLKITRAWLAEKLHGKDADNSRVIKSKYELLKPLLTCYRSLMACNLAELANSSLLDLIYRVNCFGIELLKLDIRQESGRHRQAISAITEYLGLGNFETWTEQARQNFLLQELQSKRPLLPKHLNEPAGSLIEHPDVREVFTTMRTLAEQPSESLGAYIISMAEYPSDVLAVLLLQKEAGIKKPLRVVPLFETLKDLDGAADTMSTLFNMHWYKQHIQGKHEVMIGYSDSAKDAGFMSANWAQYRAQEELTAVAKQHGIQLTLFHGRGGSISRGGAPTQQALFSQPPGSISGAIRVTEQGEMIRFKFGLEEIALQNLEIYTAATLEATLLPPPEPKSEWRDLMHKMTDLSVQVYRQTVRENPHFVKYLRTVTPELELQMLPLGSRPAKRKVSGGIESLRAIPWVFAWTQIRLMLPAWLGTGAALNEVLDQGQRTILDEMLTEWPYFQTLIDMLEMVLSKADSNVALYYESHLTQDEDLKELGTELRQRLQDAIQTLLTLKGESKLLSSNGVLDQSMTVRKPYLLPLHLLQAELMKRRRLYLEQQQAEHTPVDHALMVSIAGIAAGLRNTG; this comes from the coding sequence ATGGTTCAACAGATTGATGCACCTCTACGCGAAGACGTACGTTTACTGGGTAATTTGCTGGGAGAAACCCTGAAGTTACATGCGGGTCAAGATTTGTTTAATCAGGTCGAGCAAATTCGGGCCTTATCGAAAGGTGCTCGCGATGGACAGGTTGAAGCAGAAAAACAGCTGGAACAATTATTCCTGACTTTAGAAGATCATGAAATCCTGCCATTAACCCGTGCCTTCACCCATTTCTTAAACTTTGCCAATATTGCCGAACAGTACCATGTGGTACGTCGTCGCCGTCAAAGCGAATTTGAGGAAAGCACAGAATCTCCAAATCCTCTGGTTCCTTTATTTGAAAAATTCAAACAGCAAGAAATTTCTGCAGAAACCTTATATCAGCAAATCTGTGAATTAAAGATTGAACTGGTGCTGACCGCACATCCAACAGAAGTCAGCCGACGCACCCTGATCCAAAAATATGATGGCATCAATAATGCCCTGTCCAAATTTGACCAGCAGAAACTGACCCCGCGTGAACGTCAGGCAGTTTTGGCTGACTTAAAACAGCTCATCAGTTCTGCCTGGCAAACTGATGAAATCCGTCAACATCGCCCAACCCCGGTGGATGAAGCCAAATGGGGCTTTACGACAATCGAACAGACCCTCTGGAATGCGGTTCCTAAATTCATCCGTGAGCTGAACGGCATGGTTGAGGAACAATGTGGCCAGACTTTGCCGCTAGATGTTGCTCCGGTACGTTTCGCTTCCTGGATGGGTGGCGACCGGGATGGCAACCCGAATGTGACGCATAATGTGACTCAGGAAGTATTGTGGTTGTCACGCTGGAAAGCAGCTGATCTGTATCTGCGTGATATTGAAAACCTGCGCTGGGAACTTTCTATTCAGCAATGCAGTGATGAAATTACACAGGCGTTAGGCCATCAACATCCTGAACCGTACCGTGAATATTTACGCGATATCCGTGAACGTCTAAAAATTACCCGGGCTTGGCTGGCCGAAAAACTACATGGCAAAGATGCGGATAATAGCCGGGTGATTAAAAGTAAATATGAGTTATTAAAACCTTTACTGACCTGCTATCGCTCATTGATGGCGTGCAATCTGGCAGAACTTGCCAATAGCAGTCTGCTGGACCTGATTTACCGGGTCAACTGTTTCGGAATTGAACTCCTCAAACTGGATATTCGCCAGGAATCTGGTCGTCATCGTCAGGCCATTTCAGCCATTACTGAATATCTGGGTCTGGGTAATTTCGAAACCTGGACTGAACAGGCCCGTCAAAACTTCCTGTTGCAGGAACTGCAAAGTAAACGGCCTCTACTACCTAAACACCTGAATGAACCAGCGGGTAGCCTGATTGAACATCCGGATGTACGGGAAGTGTTTACCACCATGCGCACATTGGCCGAACAGCCAAGTGAGTCTCTGGGCGCCTATATTATTTCCATGGCCGAATATCCAAGTGATGTGTTGGCTGTCTTGCTGCTGCAAAAAGAAGCCGGGATTAAAAAGCCTTTACGGGTAGTACCTTTATTTGAAACCTTAAAAGATCTCGACGGCGCTGCTGACACCATGTCGACACTCTTTAATATGCATTGGTACAAGCAGCATATTCAGGGTAAGCATGAGGTCATGATTGGTTATTCGGATTCAGCCAAAGATGCCGGCTTTATGTCAGCCAACTGGGCACAGTACCGTGCGCAGGAAGAATTGACCGCAGTTGCTAAACAGCATGGTATACAGCTGACCCTGTTCCATGGTCGTGGCGGCTCGATCAGCCGCGGCGGTGCACCCACCCAACAAGCCTTGTTCTCGCAACCGCCGGGTTCGATTTCAGGGGCCATTCGGGTGACTGAACAAGGTGAGATGATTCGCTTTAAATTTGGTCTGGAAGAAATCGCGCTACAAAATCTGGAAATTTATACTGCAGCGACTCTGGAAGCGACTTTATTACCGCCACCCGAACCGAAATCTGAATGGCGTGATCTGATGCATAAGATGACCGATCTATCGGTACAGGTCTATCGTCAGACAGTACGTGAAAATCCGCATTTCGTGAAATACCTGCGTACCGTGACCCCAGAACTGGAATTACAAATGTTGCCGCTTGGTTCACGTCCGGCCAAACGTAAGGTCAGCGGCGGGATTGAATCCTTGCGTGCCATTCCCTGGGTTTTTGCCTGGACTCAAATTCGTTTGATGTTACCAGCCTGGCTGGGTACCGGTGCCGCATTAAATGAGGTACTGGATCAAGGGCAACGTACAATTCTGGATGAGATGCTAACCGAATGGCCTTATTTCCAGACCCTGATTGATATGCTGGAAATGGTACTCTCCAAAGCAGATAGTAATGTTGCGCTCTATTACGAATCACATCTGACTCAGGATGAAGACCTGAAAGAGCTCGGCACGGAACTGCGTCAACGCTTGCAGGATGCCATCCAGACCCTACTCACTTTAAAAGGTGAATCAAAACTGCTGAGCAGTAATGGCGTCTTGGACCAGTCCATGACCGTGCGTAAACCTTATCTGTTGCCGCTCCATTTACTGCAAGCCGAATTGATGAAACGTCGTCGGTTATATCTGGAACAGCAGCAGGCTGAACACACTCCGGTCGATCATGCCTTGATGGTCAGTATTGCCGGCATTGCCGCCGGTTTACGAAATACCGGTTGA
- a CDS encoding solute carrier family 23 protein, with amino-acid sequence MSNWFPKWRPYEGSIDARPVGTAEYLPPAQTLILGVQHAFAMFGATVLAPFLMGFDPNLAILMSGICTILFFLITGGRVPSYLGSSFAFIGVVIAATGYAGAGGLNPNIGVAAGGIIACGVLYALMGVLVMATGTRWIEKLMPPVVTGAVVMIIGLNLAPVTVKNVMGNTFNMWMSLVTVLCMGSIAVFTTGLVQRLLLLIGLLLAYFIYYILSNVMGYGTAIDFAPIQQAGWFGVPSFHAPVFDTNAMLIIAPIALILIAENLGHIKAVGAMTGENLDPHIGKAFVADGIATTLAGGVGAPGMTTYGENIGVMAVTRVYSTIIFAVAGVFAVFLGLSPKFGAIIHTIPTAILTGASIVVFGLITIAGAKIWIENKVDFSQNKNLMVAAVTIILGTGDFALTFGNFNLGGIGTATFAALFLNWFFSLVDKK; translated from the coding sequence ATGTCCAATTGGTTTCCCAAGTGGCGCCCTTATGAGGGTAGTATCGATGCACGACCAGTAGGTACCGCAGAGTATTTACCGCCTGCCCAGACCCTGATCTTGGGGGTACAACATGCCTTTGCCATGTTCGGTGCGACGGTACTGGCGCCATTTCTAATGGGTTTTGATCCCAATCTGGCCATTTTAATGTCGGGGATCTGTACCATCCTGTTCTTCCTGATCACGGGTGGTCGTGTACCAAGTTATCTGGGTTCAAGCTTTGCGTTCATTGGGGTAGTGATTGCGGCAACCGGTTATGCAGGTGCTGGCGGACTGAATCCCAATATTGGTGTCGCCGCTGGCGGGATTATTGCCTGTGGTGTGCTTTATGCCTTGATGGGTGTTCTGGTCATGGCAACGGGAACCCGCTGGATTGAAAAATTGATGCCGCCTGTCGTGACCGGTGCGGTGGTGATGATTATTGGTCTGAACCTGGCCCCTGTGACTGTGAAAAACGTCATGGGCAATACCTTTAATATGTGGATGTCACTGGTGACCGTGCTGTGTATGGGTTCCATTGCGGTGTTTACCACAGGTCTGGTACAGCGTTTATTGCTCTTGATCGGTTTATTGCTGGCTTACTTCATTTACTACATTTTAAGTAATGTAATGGGCTATGGGACTGCAATTGATTTTGCGCCCATTCAGCAAGCTGGCTGGTTTGGTGTTCCGAGCTTCCATGCACCTGTATTTGATACCAATGCCATGCTGATCATTGCGCCAATTGCCTTGATTCTGATTGCAGAAAACCTGGGACATATTAAAGCGGTGGGTGCCATGACCGGGGAAAATCTGGATCCGCATATTGGTAAAGCCTTTGTGGCAGACGGGATTGCTACTACTCTGGCAGGTGGTGTGGGCGCACCGGGTATGACCACCTATGGTGAGAACATCGGTGTGATGGCAGTTACCCGTGTCTATTCAACGATTATCTTTGCTGTTGCGGGTGTATTTGCGGTATTCCTCGGTTTATCACCGAAGTTTGGTGCGATTATTCATACCATTCCGACGGCGATTTTAACCGGTGCCTCTATTGTGGTCTTTGGTTTGATTACTATTGCCGGTGCGAAAATCTGGATCGAAAATAAAGTCGACTTTTCACAGAACAAAAACCTGATGGTGGCAGCAGTAACGATTATTCTGGGTACGGGTGACTTTGCCCTGACCTTCGGTAACTTTAACCTAGGTGGAATTGGTACAGCGACCTTTGCTGCACTGTTCCTGAACTGGTTCTTTAGCCTGGTCGATAAAAAATAA
- a CDS encoding LysR family transcriptional regulator translates to MRLDFFDLRLFLNIVDTGSLTKGAERSAISLQAASERIKKLEQQYQVSLFSRHSAGVKMTFAGQVFAEHAQALLQQGQQLSQAMAGFSEGLNSNISLWCNSSAQSEYLPLLLPQYLVNNPNIQIDLKEAESNDIIAALASGTAKLGLISSFFPAPQLQTLEFSDDPLVLICPEQHDLAANQALTLADCLSYPFVGLMQYHSLQQSIETQARLLNCEIQYRLRLPNFAAIAQVVANGVGIAIMPKRAAQRLSKLYAFQQIQLTGDWANRKLLLAAKNFDELSTAYQHFSQFLISADVQKILN, encoded by the coding sequence ATGCGTCTGGATTTTTTTGATTTACGTCTTTTTCTCAATATAGTCGACACAGGTAGTCTGACCAAAGGTGCTGAACGCTCTGCTATTTCCTTACAGGCAGCCAGTGAGCGGATTAAAAAGCTGGAACAGCAATATCAGGTCAGTCTGTTCAGCCGCCATTCTGCTGGGGTAAAAATGACTTTTGCGGGACAGGTCTTTGCTGAACATGCCCAAGCCCTGTTGCAACAGGGACAACAGTTGTCTCAAGCCATGGCCGGCTTTAGTGAAGGACTCAATTCCAATATCAGCTTATGGTGTAACTCTTCAGCACAAAGTGAGTACCTTCCCCTATTATTGCCCCAGTATCTGGTGAATAATCCAAATATCCAGATCGACCTCAAAGAAGCAGAGAGCAATGACATCATTGCGGCTTTGGCGAGTGGTACTGCCAAGCTAGGACTTATTTCCAGCTTTTTTCCTGCACCACAATTACAGACTCTGGAATTTTCAGATGATCCTTTAGTGCTGATCTGCCCTGAACAGCATGATCTGGCAGCTAATCAGGCATTAACATTAGCAGACTGTCTGAGTTATCCCTTTGTTGGTCTGATGCAATATCACTCTTTGCAGCAGTCGATTGAAACCCAGGCTCGCTTGCTGAACTGTGAAATTCAATACCGCTTACGCTTACCAAATTTTGCCGCCATTGCCCAGGTTGTGGCCAATGGTGTAGGTATCGCGATCATGCCAAAACGTGCTGCACAACGTTTGTCGAAGCTCTATGCATTTCAGCAAATCCAGCTGACAGGAGATTGGGCCAACCGCAAGTTATTGTTAGCTGCAAAGAACTTTGATGAACTAAGCACGGCCTATCAGCACTTTAGCCAGTTCCTCATTTCTGCGGATGTACAAAAAATCCTGAATTAA
- a CDS encoding sulfite exporter TauE/SafE family protein, which produces MTAFVIVIFASAGLIKGTIGLGLPAVSMGLLTIFMSPFQAATLLIVPSMLTNFWQLFAEGHVLKLIRRFWLLLAGIIVGSVWSIFPTLGHSEFYSEALLGGMLALYGLYGLLAKRMPDLSPHEKWLSPIMGYLGGALTVATGVVVIPVVPYLQTLHLKRDDLVQALGLVFTTSTVCLAVFLHRNPVEDMPIDYAMSAIALIPALIGMWFGKKIRSRIPEQKFRTVFFIGLIALGSYMMLYQFGWI; this is translated from the coding sequence ATGACTGCTTTTGTTATTGTTATTTTTGCTTCGGCTGGTCTGATTAAAGGCACCATTGGATTAGGTTTGCCTGCGGTGTCCATGGGTTTGCTGACCATATTTATGAGTCCATTTCAGGCAGCAACTTTACTGATAGTACCTTCGATGCTGACCAATTTCTGGCAACTTTTTGCCGAAGGTCATGTACTGAAACTGATTCGCCGTTTCTGGCTGTTGCTAGCAGGCATTATCGTGGGTTCAGTCTGGAGTATTTTCCCGACTTTAGGTCATTCTGAATTTTATAGTGAAGCTTTATTGGGCGGGATGCTTGCTCTATATGGCCTATATGGTTTACTGGCAAAACGGATGCCAGATTTAAGCCCGCATGAAAAGTGGCTTTCTCCGATTATGGGATATCTCGGGGGGGCCTTGACCGTGGCAACTGGGGTAGTGGTAATTCCAGTGGTGCCTTATTTGCAAACCCTGCATTTAAAACGTGATGATCTGGTTCAGGCCTTAGGGTTGGTATTTACTACCTCAACGGTGTGTTTGGCAGTTTTTCTGCACCGAAACCCGGTGGAAGATATGCCGATTGATTATGCCATGTCGGCGATTGCACTGATTCCAGCTTTGATCGGGATGTGGTTCGGCAAGAAAATCCGTTCCCGTATCCCTGAACAGAAATTCCGGACAGTATTTTTTATCGGCCTGATCGCCTTAGGCAGCTATATGATGCTATATCAATTCGGCTGGATTTAA
- a CDS encoding chorismate mutase, whose protein sequence is MEKIKAESLQHARQQIDAIDTALVELIAARQFYVDQTTRFKKTETDLQSPERMEQIVENVKALAQQQGVDQAFIEHLYREMFQYFIQRELKEFRP, encoded by the coding sequence ATGGAAAAAATCAAAGCTGAATCATTACAACATGCACGTCAACAGATCGATGCCATTGATACAGCTTTAGTTGAGCTGATCGCTGCGCGTCAATTTTATGTTGATCAAACCACCCGTTTTAAAAAAACTGAAACTGATCTGCAATCACCGGAGCGTATGGAGCAGATTGTGGAAAATGTCAAAGCCTTGGCACAACAGCAGGGCGTGGATCAGGCCTTCATTGAGCATTTGTACCGGGAAATGTTCCAGTATTTCATTCAGCGTGAACTGAAAGAGTTCCGTCCTTAA